From Humibacter ginsenosidimutans, a single genomic window includes:
- the ddaH gene encoding dimethylargininase — translation MCRPEFFTVSYRINPWMHPQDPTDTQNAIAQWTTLYDTFVGLGHEVQLIDPIPGLPDMVYTANGGFIIDGVAYGAKFTYEQRQPEGPAFMEWFGEHGFRVVDPRQINEGEGDILLVGTRILAGTGFRSSVESHAELAETFGREVVTLGLVDPRFYHLDTAISVLDPIDDDENANIAYVPAAFDEPSRKKLEQLYPDAIIVSEEDAGILGLNSISDGYNVVIAKRAVGFEKQLRERGYNPIGVDLSELLLGGGGVKCCTLELRR, via the coding sequence ATGTGCCGCCCCGAGTTCTTCACCGTGAGCTACCGCATCAACCCGTGGATGCACCCGCAAGACCCTACCGACACCCAGAACGCGATCGCGCAGTGGACGACGCTTTACGACACATTCGTCGGACTCGGGCACGAGGTGCAGCTGATCGATCCCATCCCGGGGCTGCCCGACATGGTGTACACCGCCAACGGCGGTTTCATCATCGACGGCGTCGCCTACGGCGCGAAGTTCACCTACGAGCAGCGGCAGCCCGAGGGGCCCGCGTTCATGGAGTGGTTCGGCGAGCACGGGTTCCGCGTCGTCGACCCGCGACAGATCAACGAGGGTGAGGGCGACATCCTGCTGGTGGGCACACGCATCCTCGCCGGAACCGGGTTCCGCAGCAGCGTCGAGTCGCACGCCGAGCTCGCCGAGACATTCGGCCGCGAGGTCGTCACGCTGGGGCTCGTCGATCCGCGCTTCTACCACCTCGACACCGCGATCTCGGTGCTCGATCCGATCGACGACGACGAGAACGCGAACATCGCCTACGTGCCCGCCGCGTTCGACGAGCCGAGTCGGAAGAAGCTGGAGCAGCTGTATCCCGACGCGATCATCGTGAGCGAAGAGGATGCCGGCATCCTGGGCCTCAATTCCATCTCGGACGGTTACAACGTCGTGATCGCCAAGCGCGCGGTCGGCTTCGAGAAGCAGCTGCGCGAGCGCGGCTACAACCCGATCGGCGTCGACCTGTCCGAACTTCTCCTCGGGGGAGGTGGCGTCAAATGCTGCACTCTGGAACTTCGCCGGTGA
- a CDS encoding C40 family peptidase: MRRKAETVAPHRAGTAAPSGAAEDDLSAFVGMFSEDAATPVASAHPATAASSLQTAPAQAAPTAPTMTPSTSAPRSRREARERERAALTTDPIRVDELTEAPVFDTDGQHSTVTPGAAAASVAHATASEATTPSAGETPAYPSRRAMREALRTAPEAQSVSTASVPSDRGESLEDRDSAHSAASLGHAEPVRVHETATASGADEARASSEPRERPALRTPSPARGSSRPNDGLSRQARRARRVKASRGPAFVAGSAVLALIPSLMIAAPANAATTTLTPEQLQATIDSNTRVLSQKLAVSGNVATDDVQAENYVASAIAGIVAAESGPDGAQVAVSLADALQYGGAREKIVEKALTYLGDPYELGGSSHDGIDCSGLTMVSYATVGISLAHYVPSQDAVATTISQAEAQPGDLVFFDDDEHVALYLGGGMIIEAPDYGIPVRIVSLSTWSGIGYHFGRILKD, encoded by the coding sequence ATGCGTCGTAAAGCAGAGACGGTTGCGCCTCATCGCGCCGGCACTGCCGCCCCTTCGGGCGCAGCCGAAGACGACCTCTCCGCTTTCGTCGGCATGTTCTCCGAGGATGCCGCCACCCCCGTCGCCTCCGCCCACCCGGCCACAGCCGCCTCGAGCCTGCAGACAGCACCTGCGCAAGCGGCCCCGACCGCGCCGACGATGACTCCGAGCACCTCGGCGCCACGCTCGCGGCGCGAGGCACGCGAGCGCGAGCGCGCTGCGCTCACGACCGATCCGATCCGCGTCGACGAGCTGACAGAGGCTCCGGTATTCGACACCGACGGGCAGCACAGCACTGTCACCCCCGGTGCGGCCGCGGCATCCGTCGCGCACGCGACGGCATCCGAAGCGACGACGCCGAGCGCGGGGGAGACGCCCGCCTATCCCTCGCGCAGGGCGATGCGCGAGGCGCTGCGGACAGCTCCCGAAGCGCAGTCGGTGAGTACGGCATCCGTGCCGTCCGACCGTGGCGAATCGCTCGAAGACCGTGACTCCGCGCACTCTGCCGCGTCGCTCGGGCACGCGGAGCCGGTGCGGGTGCACGAGACCGCGACGGCCAGCGGCGCCGACGAGGCGCGTGCATCGTCAGAGCCGCGCGAACGCCCAGCCCTGCGCACGCCGTCACCGGCGCGCGGATCGTCGAGGCCGAACGACGGCCTCTCGCGGCAAGCCCGCCGAGCCCGCCGCGTGAAGGCCTCCCGCGGTCCTGCGTTCGTCGCGGGCAGCGCCGTGCTGGCGCTCATCCCGAGTCTCATGATCGCCGCCCCCGCCAACGCGGCGACGACCACGCTCACGCCGGAGCAGCTTCAGGCCACCATCGACAGCAACACGAGGGTGCTTTCGCAGAAGCTCGCCGTGTCGGGCAACGTCGCCACCGACGACGTGCAGGCCGAGAACTATGTGGCAAGCGCCATCGCGGGCATCGTCGCGGCGGAGTCCGGCCCCGACGGTGCACAGGTGGCCGTCTCGCTGGCCGATGCGCTCCAGTACGGCGGCGCGCGCGAGAAGATCGTCGAGAAGGCGCTCACCTACCTCGGCGACCCCTACGAGCTCGGCGGCTCCTCGCACGACGGCATCGACTGCTCGGGCCTCACCATGGTCTCGTATGCGACGGTCGGCATCTCGCTTGCACACTACGTTCCCTCGCAGGACGCCGTGGCCACCACCATCTCGCAGGCCGAGGCCCAGCCAGGCGACCTCGTCTTCTTCGACGACGACGAGCACGTCGCCCTCTACCTCGGCGGCGGCATGATCATCGAGGCGCCGGACTACGGCATTCCGGTGCGCATCGTCTCGCTCTCGACCTGGAGCGGCATCGGATACCACTTCGGGCGCATCCTCAAGGACTGA
- a CDS encoding glycoside hydrolase family 3 C-terminal domain-containing protein, with translation MANDVDALISQLTLEEKAALVTGDGFWHTRAIERLGIPSIVLSDGPHGVRRQPANQENGIGGSYPATCFPPAVGLGSTWDAELVERVGEALGDESNALDVQVLLGPGINIKRSPLCGRNFEYFSEDPLIAGSLGAALIRGIQSKGVGTSLKHYAANSQETDRFRVSADMDERTAREIYLAGFERAVKEASPATLMAAYNRLNGVYATEDHWLLTDVLREEWGFDGLVVSDWGAVNDRDAAVAAGLDLEMPESEAGPTAIVAAVRGGSLDEAALDAAVRNVLRLVLDHAHLKADAGRALAVPDDLVEAHHDLAREVASRAAVLLKNDGEILPLSTEASIAVVGEFARNPRYQGAGSSQIVPTRLDDALTQIRQIAGSGVTFAPGFTLDGSGDAAALRSEAVAVATAAQVVVVFLGLPSVAESEGYDRENIDLPVDQIALLAEVAQANPNVVVVLSNGSAVRVSDWQAGARAVLEGWLLGQGGGRATADILFGIANPSGRLTETIPEKLEDNSAFLVYPGRDGHLPYGDGVFVGYRWYDARELPVSYPFGHGLSYTTFQYSGLSLSMTGEDADLAVHASVTVTNTGTVAGREIVQLYVSAPSAEVRRPLNELRGFRAVPLEPGESREVSFTLGFRDFAYFHPTLKRWYVENGSVDILVGASSRDIRERGSVELRVNEPVAPLDRQSTVAEWMKHPGGQQVLQGLIKQAAAQNPEAAMMFQDQELITMMGSMPLRRIGRFPGIGLDDQALDAIVAQANAAV, from the coding sequence ATGGCCAACGACGTCGACGCCCTCATCTCCCAGCTCACTCTCGAAGAGAAGGCGGCGCTCGTCACGGGCGACGGCTTCTGGCACACCAGAGCGATCGAACGACTGGGCATCCCGTCCATCGTGCTCAGCGACGGGCCGCACGGCGTTCGACGTCAGCCCGCGAACCAGGAGAACGGCATCGGCGGCAGTTACCCCGCCACCTGCTTCCCGCCCGCCGTCGGTCTCGGCTCGACCTGGGACGCCGAGCTCGTCGAACGGGTCGGCGAGGCGCTCGGCGACGAGTCCAACGCGCTCGATGTGCAGGTGCTGCTCGGGCCGGGCATCAACATCAAGCGCTCGCCGCTGTGCGGGCGCAACTTCGAGTACTTCTCCGAGGACCCGCTGATCGCCGGCTCGCTGGGAGCGGCGCTGATCCGCGGCATCCAGTCCAAGGGCGTCGGCACGTCGCTGAAGCACTACGCGGCCAACAGCCAGGAGACCGACCGCTTTCGGGTGAGCGCCGACATGGATGAGCGCACGGCCAGAGAGATCTACCTCGCCGGCTTCGAACGCGCGGTGAAGGAGGCCTCGCCCGCCACACTCATGGCGGCCTACAACAGGCTCAACGGCGTCTACGCCACCGAGGATCACTGGCTGCTCACCGACGTGCTCCGTGAGGAGTGGGGCTTCGACGGTCTCGTCGTCTCCGACTGGGGCGCGGTCAACGACAGGGATGCCGCGGTCGCGGCCGGCCTCGACCTCGAGATGCCCGAGTCGGAGGCCGGCCCGACCGCGATCGTGGCGGCCGTGCGGGGCGGCTCCCTCGACGAGGCCGCGCTCGACGCTGCCGTGCGCAACGTGCTTCGGCTCGTGCTCGACCACGCGCACCTCAAGGCGGATGCCGGCCGTGCGCTCGCCGTTCCCGACGACCTGGTCGAGGCGCATCACGATCTCGCCAGGGAGGTGGCGTCGAGGGCCGCGGTGCTGCTCAAGAACGACGGGGAGATTCTGCCGCTGTCGACGGAGGCATCCATCGCCGTCGTCGGCGAGTTCGCACGCAACCCGCGCTACCAGGGCGCGGGCAGCTCGCAGATCGTGCCGACCCGACTCGATGACGCGCTCACGCAGATTCGGCAGATCGCCGGTTCGGGCGTGACGTTCGCGCCGGGATTCACGCTCGACGGCAGCGGGGATGCCGCGGCGCTGCGCAGCGAGGCCGTGGCCGTGGCGACCGCCGCCCAGGTGGTCGTCGTCTTCCTCGGCCTGCCGTCGGTGGCGGAGTCGGAGGGCTACGACCGCGAGAACATCGACCTTCCCGTCGATCAGATCGCGCTGCTCGCCGAGGTCGCGCAGGCGAATCCGAACGTCGTCGTCGTGCTGTCGAACGGGTCGGCGGTGCGCGTCTCCGACTGGCAGGCTGGTGCGCGTGCCGTGCTCGAGGGATGGCTGCTCGGGCAGGGCGGCGGGCGGGCGACCGCGGACATCCTCTTCGGCATCGCCAATCCGAGCGGTCGGCTCACCGAGACCATCCCGGAGAAGCTCGAAGACAACTCGGCGTTCCTCGTCTACCCGGGGCGCGACGGCCACCTGCCGTACGGCGACGGTGTCTTCGTGGGCTACCGCTGGTACGACGCGCGCGAGCTGCCTGTGAGCTACCCGTTCGGGCACGGCCTCTCGTACACGACGTTCCAGTACTCGGGCCTGTCGCTGAGCATGACGGGAGAGGATGCCGACCTCGCCGTGCACGCATCCGTCACGGTCACGAACACGGGCACCGTCGCGGGCCGTGAGATCGTGCAGCTCTATGTGAGCGCACCCAGTGCCGAGGTGCGGCGTCCGCTGAACGAGCTGCGCGGATTCCGTGCGGTGCCGCTGGAGCCGGGCGAGAGCCGGGAGGTATCGTTCACGCTCGGGTTCCGCGACTTCGCGTACTTCCACCCGACGCTGAAGCGCTGGTATGTCGAGAACGGGTCGGTGGACATTCTGGTCGGAGCGAGCTCGCGGGACATTCGCGAGCGCGGCAGCGTCGAGCTGCGGGTGAACGAACCTGTGGCGCCGCTCGACCGCCAGTCGACGGTGGCGGAGTGGATGAAGCATCCGGGCGGCCAGCAGGTGCTGCAGGGGCTGATCAAGCAGGCCGCGGCTCAGAACCCCGAGGCGGCGATGATGTTCCAGGACCAGGAGCTCATCACCATGATGGGGTCGATGCCGCTGCGTCGCATCGGGCGCTTCCCGGGAATCGGCCTCGACGACCAGGCGCTCGACGCGATCGTCGCGCAGGCGAACGCGGCCGTCTGA
- a CDS encoding sensor histidine kinase codes for MRWIRSIASRLSITARITVGSLVIALLVGVIAVVGIRAGVGAILNNATLTLLRDDAEQFEQALQRNPADVDAVPLEDQYVALVSPDDKVTLSTLPHSLRPHGRVPLTTSEATTIVHTNQHEYMVRSKAVFTSQGVWHVISARDQDSNNLVLARLSLALIVGMIALVGVFTLASFILARTALRPVNDMRRQADALTHGSKDGRAGAELLKVPPVRDELAALAVTLNGLIADLRASADREKQLVSDASHELRTPLAVLRGELELAELDSGDPDALLADVRQAHQTVLRLSTLATNLLELSRIDAHGQRGSATWPELGDELAAAIDRMRQAAVVRRIECVIDFEVAVDVPPHGAIALSLGEFGRVVDNLISNSITAIGAAKGAGTVTARLSHTANSVELSIADDGPGMPADFVPVAFDRFSRADSARNTTTGSGLGLAIVAGLVDAARGSIRLSSRPDEGLTVDITLPLTAG; via the coding sequence GTGAGATGGATCCGATCGATCGCCTCCCGGCTGTCGATCACAGCCCGCATCACGGTGGGCAGCCTCGTGATCGCGCTGCTGGTGGGGGTGATCGCCGTGGTGGGCATCCGTGCCGGCGTCGGCGCCATTCTGAACAACGCCACGCTGACGCTGTTGCGCGATGACGCCGAGCAGTTCGAGCAGGCGCTGCAGCGCAACCCTGCCGATGTGGATGCCGTTCCGCTCGAAGACCAGTACGTCGCGCTGGTCTCGCCCGACGACAAGGTCACGCTCAGCACCCTGCCGCACTCGCTGCGCCCGCACGGACGGGTGCCGCTGACCACCAGCGAGGCGACGACCATCGTGCACACCAACCAGCACGAGTACATGGTGCGGTCGAAGGCGGTGTTCACGTCGCAGGGCGTCTGGCACGTCATCTCGGCTCGTGATCAGGACTCCAACAACCTCGTGCTCGCCCGGCTCAGCCTCGCGCTCATCGTGGGGATGATCGCGCTCGTCGGCGTCTTCACGCTGGCGTCGTTCATCCTCGCCAGAACCGCGTTGCGTCCGGTGAACGACATGCGCAGGCAGGCCGACGCGCTCACGCACGGCAGCAAAGACGGCAGGGCAGGGGCGGAGCTGCTGAAGGTGCCGCCCGTTCGGGACGAGCTCGCGGCGCTCGCCGTGACGCTCAACGGCCTCATCGCCGACCTGCGGGCATCCGCCGACCGTGAGAAGCAACTGGTGTCGGATGCCAGCCACGAGCTGCGCACCCCGCTCGCCGTGCTGCGCGGCGAGCTCGAACTCGCGGAGCTCGACTCCGGCGATCCGGACGCGCTGTTGGCCGATGTGCGTCAGGCGCATCAGACGGTTCTGCGGCTGTCCACGCTCGCGACGAACCTGCTCGAGCTGTCGCGCATCGACGCGCACGGTCAGCGCGGATCGGCGACGTGGCCGGAGCTCGGGGACGAGCTCGCCGCGGCGATCGACCGCATGCGACAGGCGGCGGTGGTGCGCCGCATCGAGTGCGTCATCGACTTCGAGGTCGCCGTCGACGTTCCGCCGCACGGGGCGATCGCCCTCTCGCTCGGCGAGTTCGGCCGTGTCGTCGACAACCTCATCTCCAACTCGATCACGGCGATCGGCGCCGCCAAGGGTGCAGGAACCGTGACGGCGCGGCTGTCCCACACCGCGAACTCCGTCGAACTGTCCATCGCGGACGACGGCCCCGGCATGCCTGCGGACTTCGTGCCTGTCGCATTCGACCGCTTCTCGCGCGCGGACTCGGCGCGCAACACCACGACCGGCAGCGGGCTGGGGCTCGCGATCGTCGCCGGGCTCGTGGATGCCGCGCGCGGGAGCATCCGCCTCTCCTCGCGTCCCGATGAGGGCCTCACCGTCGACATCACGCTGCCGCTGACCGCTGGTTGA
- a CDS encoding Lrp/AsnC family transcriptional regulator produces MDNLDRNIIDLLRENSRASYGDIGSRVGLSASAVKRRIDRLVADGVIRGFTINVDPTIDGMSTEAYVELFCRGTVSPSELQRILSAVPEVADACTVSGSADAILRIRSRDIPSLEAALERVRVAPSVDHTRSAIVLSRLVHREIE; encoded by the coding sequence ATGGACAACCTGGACCGGAACATCATCGACCTGCTGCGCGAGAACTCCCGCGCCTCGTACGGCGACATCGGTTCGCGTGTCGGGCTGTCCGCATCCGCCGTCAAGCGCCGCATCGATCGCCTGGTCGCCGACGGCGTCATCCGCGGGTTCACCATCAACGTCGACCCCACCATCGATGGCATGAGCACCGAGGCGTACGTCGAGTTGTTCTGCCGCGGGACGGTGTCGCCCAGCGAACTGCAGCGCATCCTCTCTGCCGTGCCCGAGGTGGCGGATGCCTGCACCGTCTCCGGCAGCGCCGACGCCATTCTGCGCATCAGGTCGCGCGACATCCCGAGCCTCGAGGCCGCGCTCGAGCGCGTGCGCGTCGCGCCCAGCGTCGACCACACCCGCAGCGCGATCGTGCTGTCTCGGCTGGTGCACCGCGAGATCGAGTAG
- a CDS encoding DNA glycosylase AlkZ-like family protein, with amino-acid sequence MVHQLTRDEARRIAVRAQLLDAERPSDVVEVAEQVCSIKIDPTAVIAPAEHTILWSRVGWSYEPGQLKKAVEMDHALFEFDGSFYAAGLLPLMLPWMRTRPLRDSTKEWLAANENFRDEVLARLRAEGPLLASDIPDTAAVARDDEAGWYGPNQVPRMLEFLSRTGQIAVVRREGRHRLWDIAERAYPSDLPEYEPEEAARMLDERRLQAAGIAKQRSPWTPVGDAGEPAVIEGSKRKYRVDPQALAALNEDADGRVAILSPYDGMLFDRPRLREIFDFDYILEQYKPKSQRVYGYFAHPILIGDVFMGMLDAEVDREHEVLRINAVHQVIPFEPEEDEMVRAEIADLAEWLGVRVSEF; translated from the coding sequence GTGGTCCACCAGCTCACGCGTGACGAAGCGCGACGCATCGCGGTGCGCGCACAGCTGCTCGACGCCGAACGTCCCAGCGACGTCGTCGAGGTGGCCGAGCAGGTCTGTTCCATCAAGATCGACCCGACGGCGGTGATCGCCCCGGCCGAGCACACCATCCTGTGGTCGCGCGTCGGCTGGTCGTACGAGCCCGGCCAGCTCAAGAAGGCCGTCGAGATGGACCACGCGCTCTTCGAGTTCGACGGTTCCTTCTATGCGGCCGGCCTGCTGCCGCTCATGCTTCCGTGGATGCGCACCCGGCCGCTGCGCGACAGCACGAAGGAATGGCTCGCCGCGAACGAGAACTTCCGAGACGAAGTGCTCGCCCGCCTGCGTGCCGAGGGCCCGTTGCTCGCGTCCGACATTCCCGACACCGCCGCGGTCGCACGCGACGACGAGGCAGGTTGGTACGGCCCCAACCAGGTGCCGCGGATGCTGGAGTTCCTGTCGCGAACCGGACAGATCGCCGTCGTGCGCAGGGAGGGACGACACCGACTCTGGGACATCGCCGAGCGTGCGTACCCGTCCGACCTGCCCGAGTACGAGCCGGAGGAGGCAGCGAGGATGCTCGACGAACGCCGCCTGCAGGCCGCCGGCATCGCGAAGCAGAGGTCGCCGTGGACCCCGGTCGGCGACGCGGGCGAGCCTGCCGTGATCGAGGGCTCGAAGCGCAAGTACCGCGTCGACCCGCAGGCTCTCGCGGCACTGAACGAGGATGCCGACGGCCGGGTCGCCATCCTCAGCCCGTACGACGGCATGCTGTTCGACCGACCGCGCCTGCGCGAGATCTTCGACTTCGACTACATCCTCGAGCAGTACAAGCCGAAGTCGCAGCGGGTGTACGGATACTTCGCGCACCCCATCCTCATCGGCGACGTCTTCATGGGGATGCTCGACGCCGAGGTCGACCGCGAGCACGAGGTGCTGCGCATCAACGCGGTGCACCAGGTCATCCCGTTCGAGCCGGAGGAAGACGAGATGGTGCGGGCCGAGATCGCCGACCTCGCCGAGTGGCTCGGCGTGCGCGTGTCCGAGTTCTGA
- the rocD gene encoding ornithine--oxo-acid transaminase — MLHSGTSPVTPAATSARSGRSSQTGRAQTSGTVTNTGELLRLEDEHAAHNYAPLPVVIASGDGAWVTDVDGRRYLDCLAAYSAVNFGHSNPRLVEVAKEQLDRITLTSRAFHNDRFGPFATELAALCGKDMVLPMNTGAEAVETGIKTARAWGYRVKGVAPDAANIIVFNGNFHGRTTTIVGFSDDEDARDGFGPFTPGFRSVPYGDAAAVAAAIDENTVAVLVEPIQGEAGVIVPPDGFLPELRRLCTDNDVLLIADEVQSGLGRVGETFACGLWGVIPDVYLLGKALGGGIMPVSAVVANRDVLGVFRAGEHGSTFGGNPLACAVGIEVIRMLATGEPQQRARELGERLRSRLEALIGHGVTAVRGAGLWAGVDIDPAIGTGRELAERMLRRGILVKDTHGATIRFAPPIVVEQGDLDWAIDEFAAALHIAG, encoded by the coding sequence ATGCTGCACTCTGGAACTTCGCCGGTGACACCTGCCGCGACAAGTGCCCGTTCCGGACGTTCGAGCCAGACCGGGCGGGCGCAGACGTCCGGAACGGTCACGAATACGGGGGAGCTGCTGCGGCTCGAAGACGAGCACGCGGCGCACAACTACGCGCCGTTGCCTGTCGTGATCGCCTCGGGCGACGGCGCCTGGGTGACGGACGTCGACGGTCGCCGCTATCTCGACTGCCTCGCCGCGTACTCCGCCGTGAACTTCGGGCACTCCAACCCGCGCCTCGTCGAGGTGGCCAAGGAGCAGCTCGACCGCATCACGCTCACCAGCCGCGCGTTCCACAACGACAGGTTCGGACCGTTCGCCACCGAGCTCGCCGCGCTCTGCGGCAAAGACATGGTGTTGCCGATGAACACCGGCGCGGAGGCCGTCGAGACCGGCATCAAGACCGCGCGCGCATGGGGCTATCGAGTGAAGGGCGTCGCTCCCGACGCCGCGAACATCATCGTCTTCAACGGCAACTTCCACGGCCGCACCACCACCATCGTCGGCTTCAGCGACGACGAGGATGCGCGCGACGGCTTCGGCCCCTTCACTCCCGGGTTCCGCAGCGTGCCCTATGGCGACGCGGCCGCCGTCGCCGCGGCGATCGACGAGAACACGGTGGCGGTGCTCGTCGAGCCCATCCAAGGCGAAGCCGGCGTCATCGTGCCGCCCGACGGCTTTCTCCCGGAGCTGCGCAGACTCTGCACCGACAACGACGTGCTGCTGATCGCCGACGAGGTGCAGTCGGGGCTGGGGCGTGTCGGCGAGACCTTCGCGTGCGGGCTGTGGGGCGTCATCCCCGACGTCTATCTGCTGGGCAAGGCGCTCGGCGGCGGCATCATGCCGGTCTCGGCCGTGGTCGCGAACCGCGATGTTCTCGGCGTGTTCCGCGCGGGGGAGCACGGCTCCACCTTCGGCGGCAACCCGCTCGCCTGCGCCGTCGGCATCGAGGTGATCAGGATGCTCGCCACCGGCGAGCCGCAGCAGCGCGCCCGCGAGCTGGGCGAGCGTCTGCGCTCCCGGCTGGAGGCGCTCATCGGCCACGGTGTGACCGCGGTGCGCGGCGCCGGTCTGTGGGCGGGCGTCGACATCGACCCGGCGATCGGAACGGGGCGCGAGCTGGCGGAGAGGATGCTGCGCCGCGGCATCCTCGTCAAGGACACGCACGGTGCGACGATCCGCTTCGCCCCGCCCATCGTCGTGGAGCAGGGCGATCTCGACTGGGCGATCGACGAGTTCGCCGCCGCGCTGCACATCGCCGGCTGA
- a CDS encoding response regulator transcription factor, translating into MDETTARLLVVEDDPDMARLLRRGLDAEGYDVIAVDNGVDALIALRDHPVDAMAVDVMLPGMSGFELCRRVRESGRTMPILLLTARDAVEDRVFGLDSGADDYLTKPFAFAELAARLRALLRRDASGKPTLRVGKLTIDSLEHKASVDGKQVAFSPREFSLVRLLATHAGEMVTRSDILDDIWGGHEHIDQNVLDQYVSYVRRKLDASATGIRITTVRGLGYRLEPVEAHDAAAEAEPSAEQRR; encoded by the coding sequence GTGGACGAAACGACCGCGCGCCTCCTCGTGGTGGAGGACGACCCTGACATGGCCCGCCTGCTCCGCCGCGGACTCGACGCCGAAGGCTACGACGTCATCGCCGTCGACAACGGCGTCGACGCACTGATCGCTCTTCGCGACCACCCGGTTGACGCGATGGCCGTCGACGTGATGCTGCCCGGCATGAGCGGCTTCGAGCTCTGCCGGCGTGTGCGCGAGTCCGGCCGCACCATGCCCATCCTGCTGCTCACCGCGCGCGATGCCGTCGAAGACCGCGTCTTCGGCCTCGACTCCGGCGCCGACGACTACCTCACCAAGCCGTTCGCCTTCGCGGAGCTCGCCGCCAGGCTGCGCGCACTGCTGCGCAGGGATGCCTCCGGCAAGCCCACTCTGCGCGTCGGCAAGCTGACGATCGACTCGCTCGAGCACAAGGCATCCGTCGACGGCAAGCAGGTGGCGTTCAGCCCGCGCGAGTTCTCGCTGGTACGGCTGCTGGCGACGCACGCCGGCGAGATGGTGACGCGCAGCGACATCCTCGACGACATCTGGGGCGGCCACGAGCACATCGACCAGAACGTGCTCGACCAGTACGTCTCCTACGTGCGCCGCAAGCTGGATGCCTCGGCCACCGGCATCCGCATCACCACCGTCCGCGGGCTCGGCTACCGTCTCGAGCCGGTCGAGGCCCACGACGCCGCAGCAGAAGCGGAACCCTCAGCAGAGCAACGACGGTGA